A genome region from Verrucomicrobiota bacterium includes the following:
- a CDS encoding rRNA pseudouridine synthase — protein MKPRPRSRVRPRPRSGAGLCRALSKLGMCSRTEAVAFITAGRVTVNGATCLDPAREVDAQRDRITVDGQPARPPARAYFMLNKPRGLVTSARDEKGRGTIFDCLRRAEGPLPRHIAAVGRLDMASEGLLLLTNDTHWAARITDPRSRVPKTYHVQVDCIAGEKLLARITSGVLAEGGQLAASQASLLRHGQRNSWIEIVLDEGRNRHIRRMLAALDVGVLRLVRVSIGPVMLGDLAKGQMRELTQDEVRSLGGPPPWRDGG, from the coding sequence ATGAAACCGCGGCCGCGATCACGCGTGCGCCCCCGCCCCCGGAGCGGCGCCGGACTGTGCCGCGCGCTCTCCAAACTCGGCATGTGCTCGCGGACTGAAGCCGTCGCTTTCATCACCGCCGGACGCGTGACCGTGAACGGCGCGACGTGCCTCGACCCCGCGCGCGAAGTGGACGCGCAGCGTGACCGAATCACGGTGGACGGCCAGCCCGCGCGACCACCGGCTCGCGCTTACTTCATGCTCAACAAGCCGCGTGGCCTCGTGACCAGCGCGCGTGATGAGAAAGGCCGCGGGACGATCTTCGACTGCCTCAGGCGTGCGGAAGGTCCCCTGCCCCGCCACATTGCCGCCGTCGGCCGGCTGGACATGGCGAGCGAAGGCCTGCTCCTGCTGACGAACGACACGCATTGGGCGGCGCGCATCACGGACCCTCGATCGCGCGTGCCGAAGACCTACCACGTCCAAGTGGACTGCATCGCCGGTGAAAAGCTTCTGGCGCGAATCACATCCGGCGTGCTGGCCGAAGGCGGGCAACTCGCCGCATCGCAGGCCTCGCTGCTGCGGCACGGACAACGAAACTCCTGGATCGAAATCGTCCTCGACGAAGGCCGCAACCGGCACATCCGCCGGATGCTGGCCGCGCTGGACGTGGGTGTGCTGCGCCTCGTGCGCGTCTCGATCGGCCCGGTCATGCTGGGCGACCTCGCGAAAGGACAAATGCGTGAACTCACGCAAGACGAAGTCCGTTCACTCGGCGGGCCGCCGCCTTGGCGCGACGGAGGCTAA